The Nicotiana sylvestris chromosome 6, ASM39365v2, whole genome shotgun sequence genomic sequence ggccaatattgcaattatatgtaatttagcttaaaaatactaaataaatttgcaAACAATATGCAAACATTACCTTAGCTATatcttagcataaatataaaaatccaacaaatgaattactaaaataataattttggaaataattattggggttttatagataaaagagggaaatacattaattttaaaacctttaaaaaattatggaaaaataataaaacacttggatatgcttacatatgcatatatatgccacgttattttgaatattgaaaatatatagggaataattgggtatcaatagtttcccctctttacccgggaaggattaaagagttgtcgggtaaagatatgatggccaattttgaccgagcgaaatggtttgaaaaagATAGGACATAcctggcttctgagctacctacatatccctgattttattGGAATCAGGCCATAGGTATTTCAgaatccgtcggcggagtatgccgttggagacttttcaagaacagACGTAATATCCAAGACAGGATGAGTGGACGGCTTGTGGGAATTgttaaggtttgatatggctgtgggaactggagcgggatcgctcctgccgggatggccattgcttgccggtttacctgcaattaaaaacaatacaagcgtatattgcacataaatttaaacatgatgcaaatttacgtcggaccatgaatgttgtcttcggacagttaggatgacgtcctgaGACCATGATGTCCTGTGCCATGAAGTGTATGATAAAGAATTCACAAGCCATTAAATAATGctctcaggctatgaggatggtgcctccgaaccatggtgcctttgaataatgatatgcaaaagattgaaagggatccttaggccatgacatggtgttctcgggctatgaagatggtgcctccaaacgatgacgcctttggataatttggtgatctttcagcccatgagatgcagtatgaggcgatctttcagcccatgagatgtagtatgaggcaatctttcagcccatgagatgaagtatgaggcgatctttcagcccctGAGTGCAGTAGCATGATGCGgacaagatagagcttagtcttgcgatttGAAGGGCAGAGattagcccgtaagaaaagcgaaatgaatagtgcttgggatagtgcttagttttgaagaaaattggaggcagagcttagcctcggaaggcagaatggtagccttatacaagaatGCAGATAcaaatggagacagtgtttagtctcggaaggcagaatagcagCCTTATGCAAGAGTGCaaatgcaggtggaggtagagcttaacctcggaaggcagaatggtagccttatgcaagagtgcggatggagacaatgtttagtatcggaaggcagaatggtagccttatgcaagttggaaggcagaatagtagccttatgcaatgcaaatgcagatggaggtagaacttaacctcggaaggcagaatgttaGCCTTATGCAGGGGTGtaaatggagacaacgtttagcctcggaaggcagaatagtagccttatgaaaAAACGAAATAAcgaatgatagtagagttttcttagcttaTAGCAGTTTGCAATGTCGTGATTACTGAGAGCGTTATGATAGACGGGACGTCACTGGTGTATGTTGATAGAAAATGTTTGCAGGTGTAACGGTTTGGAGAGTCATGTTCCTGAATAGTGTTTGTccatgagtgtatagtatgtttaatgattttgcaTTCCTGGTGCCTGCATCTAatgaaaaattgtgagttttgtagagGGGGGAGGTTAGCTCGTATCCCTGCTGGCTTTGCTTgtcctgctcggctttgatctggtgatactgtatgtatcattggggtagcaatTTCAGTAGTAAACATGCATGGTTTCGTAAagatatgacataagtgtataattaagaaatagcttttagatgaactgaTGACTGTGACGTggctcgggacattgcaacctctctagctatggaattttgagggtccccctccaaattctgccccagtttgatgagcTAACGTTTCTGACTGCTGCTCGcggcgattggctgaaattacttcggaattttgagggtcctcctcctGTTAAAAgccgatgaaccatgtatggaccctgccagttgggagagaacttctctttggcttcatcttgatgcaaaAAAAATTTCTGTAACACCAGTTGCCCcgatgtgaactgtcttggcttgactcttttgttgaaggatctagacattctgttttggtagagttgaccatggcaaactgcattcattctctttctgtctataagggcgagttgctcataacgacttttcacccactctgcatcgtcgagctcagcttcttgtatcaTCTTTAGGGAAGAaatttctacctcaacgggaatgacaacctctgtaTCGTAAACCAGCAGATAGGGGGTTGCCCGGGTTGACGTGCGGaatgtggtgcgataccccagaagagcaaatgataacttcccgtgccactgtttatgcttctctatcattttcctcaatattttcttgatattcttgttggtggcttctacagctccattcatttgaggcctgtaggctgtgaaattcttgtgtctgatcttgaaagtttcacacatagctttcatcaagtcgctgttgaggttggagccattatcagtaacgattgactctagaatcccgaatcgacaaacaatgcggttgcgaacaaagtctgccacaactttcttagtcattgctctttaagatgctgcttcgacccatttggtgaaatagctgatggctaccaggataaaccggTGTCCAttggaagcagcaggctcgattggtccaataacatccattccccaagcggcgaatggacacagtgagcttgttgtattaagctcatttggaggtacctttatcatgtctgcatgtatccgacagcggtggcatttccggacatactagatgcagtccgtttcaatggtcatccaaaagtaaccttctcggagtatcttctttgctaagacaaaaccgttcatatggggaccgcaggtcccagcatgaattttcTCTGGCAACTTGGATGCTTCCCTTGTaccgacacaccttagtaatcccaaatcaggagtcctcctatacaggattcctccactgtgaaagaagttgttggacaatctccgaagtatgcatttctgagtaggatttgcaagctctgggtactctcctcttgccaaatattccttgatatcatgaaaccagggctttcCGTTTGCTTCTTCTTCAATATGGGCACAAtaggctggctgatcatggattttcactagaatgggatcaatgaagttcttttctaagtgttgtatcatagatgacagggtggccaatgcatcggcaaactcattcttgactctaggaacatgctggaattccataTTTGTggacctctttctcaattcctgtacgtgATGTAGATACGGGGGTATCTTgaagttcttggttgcccattcttctcgtacctgatgtataagtaagtctaaATTTCCAATCACTAGaaactcttgaacgttcatgtcaatggccattttgagtcctaagatgcaggcttcatactcggccatattgttggtgtaggggagcctgagtttggcagacaccagataatgctgaccagtttccgatactaggactgctcctatgccaactcatTTGAAATtttctgctccatcgaaaaacattctccaaccgtcataggattctgcaatatcttctcctataaaAATACCTATTCATtaagaaaatacattttcaggggttcgtattctccatccacgggattctcagcaaggtggtctaccagtgcttgtcccttgaccactttctgagttacgtaaacaatgtcgaactcacttaataggatttgccatttggctagcttgccggtgggcatgggcttctaaaagatgtacttcaatggaaccattctcgatatgagatatgtagtataggcacaaaagtaatgtctcagcttctgagctacccaagtcaaagcacaacaggtgtgctccaacagagaataccaggcctcgtatggggtgaacttcttactgagaaaataaatggcctgctccatcctccccgtttcatcatgctgccctagaACGCAGCCAAAAGTCTCATCCAACACTGCAAGGTATAGTAATAAGGGTCTGCCTGGCTCGGAtaggactaagactggtggtgttgacaagtactccttgattctgtcgaaggccttttggcagtcatcggtccatttggtggtgGCGTCCCtattcaacattttgaagattggttcacaaataactgtagactatgctatgaatcggttgatgtagttaagccttcccaagaaactcatcacatccttcttgttctttcgCGGtagcagttcttgaatagctttgacttttgatggatccagttctattccttggcaacccataataaacccaagcaattttccagcgggaaccccaaatgtgcacttcacgggattcagtttcaggttgtacctccgaaatctattaaagaacttcctcaaatcttccatgtggtcagtggccttcttggacttgataataacatcatctacatatgcctctatctccttgtgtatcatatcatggaaaatggtagtcatggccctcatgtaggtggcccctgcaatctttaggccgaacgacatcattttgtaatagtacattccccacggcgtaatgaaagtcgttttctcagcatcttcttcattcaTCCATATCtaatgataaccagcgaaacaatctacaaatgattgcaactcatgcttggcgcaattgtaaATCAAGATGTGTATGTTCAGCAAAGCGAAGTCGTCTTTCCGACTGGCtcggttgagatcctggtagtcgacacagactcagGCCTCCTTATTTGGCACTGGCACGCTGTTGgttaaccatgtcgggtattctactaccctaagaaccttagctttgacctgcttggtgacttcttccttgattttcaaactcatatcaagcttgaactttctgagcttttgctttaccgacgGACATGtcagatcggttggcagtttatgagccacatagacgtactcagaccagtcatgtcatcatacgacttcctcatattcctttagaaattctgtatattctttcttttctgatggcaataggtgaatgctgattcgtgtttccttgatgttttctacaTCTCTTAGGTTAACAATTTttgtctcgtctaggttggacttaggtctgttctcaaagttctcaacttctttaacaatctcgtcatgtatgtcatcttcttctgaatcaatgttcgtttgttgcattgtctcattgcatgtcacaatcattgattcatcaagataagtaatagtaatattgtataggtaaagtaatgaaagaaaatgatagcaataagTATTGAtccataagaaaaatcaaaaatgcttttgatgaattgaataactgttttgaacatcgaagatcttattgcgggaattgaaaaatgcaaaaagaaaatcatttagtaaataaaacagtgaataatgcttgttttagccttgctaccccgaggctggtcgggctttggttgtcctgacagtccaattcttgagatgtgcccctctgctcacagcctatatggaaggtccttcctccccctcctcattCATAATAatgcaacagtccatatcattgtcctctagaaacaagttcttcacttcttcatctaacccataaataatgtcggcatgttggaaggtctgctccaaaTGCAGTATTGgttgctctagtgggtagtaaggatCGTGCCAtagtggtgaccagttgttgaactcctcccaagtgtaatcatatcccaaaccgaaggtagtgccatatttcttgagttttatgggtttagagattccttgaaggttcttgccaagtcctttgttcttgcttttaatagaactaagaggaggagtgggtggagggcccctagatcttgtgaaataagatgatgatgccagagtgcatgaactaaactttggggaggggaataataaaacaaaaccaaaaccaaaaaggtaatcaagtcagtgaggattataaaaagtactgcaatatttaaacacatagtgcaggaatgtaaagTGTGTcataatttgggaa encodes the following:
- the LOC138870385 gene encoding uncharacterized protein — protein: MAIDMNVQEFLVIGNLDLLIHQVREEWATKNFKIPPYLHHVQELRKRSTNMEFQHVPRVKNEFADALATLSSMIQHLEKNFIDPILVKIHDQPAYCAHIEEEANGKPCGGILYRRTPDLGLLRCVGTREASKLPEKIHAGTCGPHMNGFVLAKKILREGKPASNGHPGRSDPAPVPTAISNLNNSHKPSTHPVLDITSVLEKSPTAYSADGF